In Mastigocladopsis repens PCC 10914, a single window of DNA contains:
- a CDS encoding ribonuclease catalytic domain-containing protein: MEKGTLVEFRLGSDRRLGVVDRPDGKARLFVIDERGQSHSLAPRQITYAVTGQPYKPSQIFEFLEQVKPYLDPSSLEVAWELLVESGETVTPIQMANLLFSESQAAHRYAAYHLLSEDKIYFKQKGEAYEPRSAAQVAERKHQLEVEALKAKGQQEFLAKVEAALKGEPVEWQRHDRHRLEALEKYAALLADVIRVGLSYDSLARAYPPPALVLETMNMLGRTATPQGAFQLLVDLGWWSPHENLFLRRSSIPVQFASKVLEVAQQRLESYVPDRDINRLDLTYLKVYTIDDESTTEIDDGLSWELLPNGKEQLWVHIADPTRWLMPEDELDLEARKRGSTVYLPTGMVPMFPEVLATGPMSLVQGKVCYALSFGIVLDDTGAVEDYSIHPSFIKPTYRLTYEDVDEMLDLGVQAESEIAAIANWAQRRKAWRYAQGAISINMPEAMIKVKGDDINIEILEDSKARQLVAEMMIVAGEVAARYGQKHNIPLPFRGQPQPELPPEQELLQLPAGFVRACAMRRCMPKSEMSITPVRHSGLGLDTYTQATSPIRRYSDLLTHFQLKAHLRGEVLPFSAEQLKEVMMTVSSITQEVTMVERQTNRYWALEYLRRYPEQVWEVTVLMWLREDSGLALILLEDLGLQLPMFFKRSVKLGEQLLVKVFHADPHKDVIQFQEIVYQEAQPATN; this comes from the coding sequence AATATTCGAGTTTCTAGAGCAGGTCAAGCCTTATTTAGATCCCTCCAGTTTAGAGGTGGCTTGGGAATTACTAGTAGAAAGTGGGGAAACAGTGACGCCAATCCAGATGGCAAATCTGCTGTTTTCAGAATCACAAGCGGCTCATCGCTACGCTGCGTATCACTTGTTATCAGAGGATAAAATCTACTTTAAGCAGAAGGGAGAAGCTTACGAGCCGCGCAGTGCAGCTCAAGTAGCAGAACGCAAACACCAGCTAGAGGTGGAAGCGCTAAAAGCTAAGGGACAGCAAGAATTTTTGGCTAAAGTAGAGGCGGCGCTCAAAGGAGAACCAGTTGAGTGGCAACGCCACGACCGCCACCGCTTGGAAGCCCTAGAAAAATATGCAGCCCTACTAGCTGATGTTATACGTGTGGGGTTAAGTTATGACTCTCTGGCTCGCGCCTATCCTCCGCCAGCGTTAGTCTTGGAAACGATGAATATGCTGGGACGCACCGCAACCCCCCAAGGAGCCTTTCAACTGTTAGTGGACTTGGGTTGGTGGAGTCCGCATGAGAACTTATTTCTGCGTCGTTCGTCAATTCCCGTACAGTTCGCTAGCAAGGTATTAGAAGTGGCGCAACAGCGATTGGAATCATATGTGCCAGATCGAGATATCAACCGCCTGGATCTGACCTACCTGAAGGTGTACACAATCGATGATGAAAGTACTACCGAGATAGATGATGGTCTAAGTTGGGAATTACTCCCCAATGGTAAGGAGCAGTTGTGGGTGCATATCGCTGATCCTACGCGCTGGTTGATGCCAGAAGATGAGTTAGACCTAGAAGCGAGAAAGCGGGGTAGTACAGTTTATTTGCCCACAGGCATGGTTCCCATGTTCCCTGAGGTCTTGGCAACAGGACCAATGAGTCTGGTGCAGGGAAAGGTTTGTTACGCCCTGAGTTTTGGGATTGTTTTAGATGACACTGGGGCAGTCGAAGATTACAGTATCCACCCAAGTTTCATTAAACCGACCTATCGCCTGACCTACGAAGATGTAGATGAAATGTTAGATTTAGGCGTGCAGGCGGAATCAGAAATTGCAGCGATCGCAAATTGGGCACAACGACGTAAAGCTTGGCGGTACGCCCAAGGAGCCATTAGCATTAATATGCCGGAGGCGATGATAAAAGTCAAAGGCGATGATATCAATATTGAAATCTTAGAAGACTCCAAAGCACGGCAATTGGTCGCCGAGATGATGATTGTTGCTGGTGAAGTTGCTGCCCGCTACGGTCAAAAGCATAATATTCCGTTACCATTTCGCGGTCAGCCACAGCCAGAATTACCCCCTGAGCAAGAATTGCTACAGCTACCCGCAGGATTCGTCCGTGCCTGTGCTATGCGGCGTTGTATGCCCAAGAGCGAAATGAGCATCACTCCTGTGCGTCATTCTGGCTTAGGTTTAGATACCTACACTCAAGCAACTTCACCTATCCGCCGCTACAGCGATTTACTGACTCACTTTCAACTTAAAGCTCACCTGCGTGGTGAAGTTTTGCCCTTTTCAGCAGAACAATTGAAAGAAGTCATGATGACCGTTTCTTCTATCACCCAAGAGGTGACGATGGTAGAACGGCAAACAAACAGATATTGGGCTTTGGAGTATCTGCGTCGTTACCCCGAGCAAGTTTGGGAAGTAACAGTGCTGATGTGGTTGAGAGAAGACAGTGGCTTGGCACTCATTCTGTTAGAAGATTTGGGCTTGCAGTTACCCATGTTTTTCAAACGGTCTGTGAAATTGGGCGAACAGCTATTAGTTAAAGTTTTTCATGCCGATCCACACAAAGATGTGATTCAGTTTCAGGAAATCGTTTATCAAGAAGCGCAACCTGCGACGAATTAA